Genomic DNA from Entelurus aequoreus isolate RoL-2023_Sb linkage group LG25, RoL_Eaeq_v1.1, whole genome shotgun sequence:
CTGTACGTTTATTGTAACGTTCAAAGccgacaaaatgtggaaaaaaacaacGCCGTGCGCGTGCACGCGTCGGCTGGCCGCCTCTGTCGCGCGCATGCAGACTCTCCCGCCCAGCGGCCCCCGCGGCCCCCCCGCCCGCGTTCCGACCACTTCCGCCCTCGTGACCGCCCGCGGCCAATCCGAGCCCGCCGACTCGCGCGCGCGCCGTCGCGGGGCCGCGCACGTCGGGTTTGGAAACTTTTAGCGGGAACGAGCACGTGCGCGCACCCGTGTTCTTTGTGTAGCGAGCGTAGAGAAAGCGCCAAAAGAGTGACCATGGCTGATGAAAAACCAAAGGTGAGTGGCAACCGCGCCGCGTTTCGAATGCGCGGTTTTCCCGGCAAAATGTGCGCCTCGGAGCctcatataaaatatatttcaacGCACTCATGTCTGAATATTTTCCAAGTTGCGAGCGACAACTACAACTCTTACTTTGCTAGACCGGAAGGCTCGTGAACGCGCATTGGCGGGCGCGCCACCGGCCTGCTTTTTTTCTGCGTGAACACACGCAGCCAACCAGATGGTGTCACCCTCAGTGCACCCTTGGTCCTTTTCACCAATGATGCCACTGCAATTGCACCATCCTCTCAATTGTGGCCtcaaatactactaataatacattttttctgTCTCTCTCCTCCAGGAAGCGGTAAAGACTGAAAGTTCTGAGCACATCAACCTGAAGGTAGCAGGCCAGGATGGATCGGTTGTGCAATTCAAGATTAAAAGGCACACGGCGCTCCATAAACTCATGAAGGCCTACTGTGACAGACAGGTGAGCGTGTATTAATTAACGCAGCACCACGCGCTgtggagcagtgtttttcaaccactgtgccgtgggaaattatctaatttcacctatttgggttaaaaatatttgttgcaaaccagtaattatagtctgcaaatgatgtgatgTTGTTGttaagtgtcagtgctgtctagagcttggcagagtaaccgtgtaatacgcttccatatcagtaggtggcagccggtagctaaatgctttgtagatagggatgatgtttgataagaaattatcgagtttgagcccatcatcgaatcctcttatcgaaccatttccttatcgattctcttatcgaatccagatatgttgttgtatatggaaaaaaacacaatatttggtttaacaaaagctcacttttattttataagaaaaaaataaaataaaataaataaataaatattgactgttgttacccaaagtatattaagtggggtttttcagaaaaacaaatatatacagtagcacaaaaacaacctgtctctgtgatcactataggtgtataaataataatatagtgttaaataaaatcagtcccttgggcacaaaactgaaaataatacaacgcttcaaaaagtgcacttctgctgctattggaacatactaactacacacactatgacactaagaacaccacagtcatcaatcaacaattcttcttccaaaaaattatttcgatggtggaaatacacgactggcagccattttaagtcctcaaaacatccattgaaacagtgcacaaaaatcatttttcaataaacatcttagtatcaaatttaaccactttccaccttaatattgagttatataaacaagttaaacagtttacttacagacttatcttttccaaggcttgtaagagctaacacaacttgtctacttctcaattgtctcatgaactgaactgacgtcgccaacccggaagtgcccaaactaatgacgcatagtattttcatatcaccacaaggtgtcagtaagagtctacaatcaaatgggcataacattgccgtcccacaggaaatgccctgtgggacgggattcgttcccagggattagaataaagaaccaactctttttctttactatagtggcctcgataacgggaaccggttctcaaaaagggattcgagtccatggaatcggttcttttcttatcgaacaaccgggagaatcggtttcgaacatcatccctatttgtagatatcggaaacagcgggaggcagcgtgtacgtaaaaaggtgtctaatgcttaaaccaaaaataaacaaaaggtgagtgcccctaagaaaatgcatggaagcttagggaaggctatgcagaacgaaactaaaactgaactggcgacaaagtgaacgaaaacagaatgctggacgacagcaaagacttactgtggagcaaagatgtacatccgaacatgacatgacaatcgacaatgtccccacaaagaaggatatacatacatacatatgtatacatagatagatagatagatatactggcccccagacacatttttttctctaactttggccccctgagtcaaaataattgcccaggcctgtcctAAAGGTACtatgttattgtgcaatactatgtTATTCTTAAAATATACGataagatattcaaataatacagtATTGCGCCGCTAAAAGCTGGCTGGCAACTAaaacgctaatcgctagctgacaactcgaacgctaatcgctagctggtaaCTAGCGCACTAATCGCTAATtaacaactagcatgctaatcacCAGCTGGCAACTAGCAAGGTAATACTCCGTGAttttgcgctgccgaacatgctcgtaaaaccaacaatgacacgacgtggcAACGGCGGAGGGTtggcagaccggtactttttagaggcggtatagtaccgaatatgattgattagtatcgcagtactataccaataccggtatgccgtacaacccttatttatatatatatatatatatatatatatatatatatatatatatatatatatatatatatatatatatatatatatatatatacataccggtgtgtatatatatgtatgtatgtttatatatatatatatatacatttatatatatatttatatatacaatccAAATAAGAGCTGTGACCTTTTTCATTTTACATATtagggttgtatatatatatatatatatatatatatatatatatatatatatatatatatatatatatatatatatatatatatatatatatatatatatatgtatgtatatatatatatatatatatatatatatatgtatatatatacatatatatgtatgcgtatgtacaaccctaatatatatttatatttatttatatatatatacagtatatatattagggttgtacggtatatggtactatatatgtatatgtatatactgtatatataggtatatatatatatatgcatatgtatatgtgtgtgtatatatatatatatatatatatatatatatatatatatatatatatatatatatgtatatgtgtgtatatatatttatttatttattttttttttttttttttatctaatcAACCAAAAATTCCCCTGATCCTCTCTGCAGGTCACAGGCTCCTTGTTAAAGACCTctgatttaaaatgtatttgtggtgACCGGATATTGTCTTTTTGGAGACATTTTCGCTTTCTGTGGTCCTATAAAAAAATACCCCGCTGGGATTTAAAAGTCTTCCACCATTGCTCTCACACAATCACACGTAGTGTTCCACTCGCCGTGACCTGGGACTGTGTTGAAGTTCCCGTGCTGTCATTTGCTATCTTGTCAGTGACTGTTGGTGCGTCACTGGGCCAACTAGACATAGTCAGACATTATTCTCAGCACTCTAGTAGTCTTTGCTCTCCCCACCTGAAGTACTGCTTAAATCAATCCAAATAAgaactgtgacctttttcattTTGTGCCATGTTGTTTCATCAAACACTGAATGTTATTTCATTTGAGTTTTGGTTCATAGTGGCAGCTGTACGGTTTCATTAGTCCTATAAATCAGGGTTCTTGTTTCCTGTTGAGGGGGAAACTGTGCGATTATCATATGGTAATAATTATCCTAACTGCTTGAGGAACAACTGTTTGCACTTTGCAAGCACGGGGATAAGAAACAGTAACAGTTGACAGTTCTAGATGGAATGATGCGGTGTTTAGTGCAAAACCCTGACAACCActgcatgtgttttttttttacagggatTGTCTATAAGGCAAATCCGGTTCAGATTTGATGGACAACCCATAAACGAGGCAGACACACCATCACAAGTAAGTGATCTAACACAGTGCACACTGGTGTCTATCATGTCCGAGTGATTTAGTGTTCATTCATTTCATGCACACTGGAAAGCTTTACCAAGTATTTGGTGCCCACCTTTTCCCCTTTACCAATATCCTCTTTAACCCTCTGGGGACAAGGGCGATTTTGTTGTCCTTTTATGTACAATTTATTTCAATGTCCAATTTTTTCACAGctgtataattattattacacAAAGCCAAACAGAACACGCATGTTCTTAATTTTTCTAAGTGCATTCACATTTTTTATGaccttttttgctcaaatctcttaATCAACTTTAGACCTAAACAAAATGACCAAACATGCAGAGCTCTAATTTAACCAAGACCACCCTCTCATTTTCCGTAATTCCCTACATTATTGACCAACATTGCCTTGCATAATAATAATTTGCGAtccagacagttagtaatacGTTTTCGTTTGGCTTTATAGTCATTGAGGACCATCAACACAaactttgctcgggagatttcccctATGAATAAATACATGGAACCAAGGGCTTAGTTTAACGCCATGTAGCGTCGGACAGAATATTAATGGTCTTTGGTTAAGGTCGTCGAGAATAGCTGACTCTCTGCATGGCCATGGTCAAATTTAATGATTATGTTGATTTAGAACATTAAAGTGAATGAAgaccatacttagtcaacagccatacatgtcacactaagggtggccgtataaacgacACCAACACTGTCATTAACCTGTGCCATACAaggagaccacactaaacaacaatgacaaacacattttggaggaATATTTGCAATaccacagaacaaattcccagaattccttgcagcaccaactctttttaatatcaaaaagtaaacgccatgttttttacattacttgttttttttcatgtcacaaaggtattactttaaaaaacatttgacacataattttttaaatgtgttattgtgtgtagttaattcctatatgacatatttctgctcaaactcttaatgggtctgtcccgatacagcatctacatgtacatgtaaatgtacataacttaaaaaataatttaaaaaaatacataatgtaaaaatagagataaaggcatcatgaaatgacaaaaagctgacaagtttatattaataatgaaaaataacaggtttttatatatatacatacatacatatatatatatatatatatacatacatacatacatacatacatacatatatatatataatgtgcatacacacacacacatatgtatataaaatgatgTTTGCCTTgatgcccttctaacttgccttattattaaaaaaaatttaatcaaaTATTTTTATAGCTAAGGCATAATAAACCTGTTATCagctttctaaatattttttttttacattatgagagccctgtaGACCTGAAATAACACCCACCAGTCACCTATGTCTATGTTtgttagcaaggttaaaatgtcaatacacGGGTCTAACAATaagtttacagtggtccaagttcttctatacaacaggagcactctattgTTTTtatgaatttgctgcaaaaatgtattGAACTGAACCTGGAGgttggtatggtgtcattcctgggccgatttggcc
This window encodes:
- the LOC133642687 gene encoding small ubiquitin-related modifier 2-like; the encoded protein is MADEKPKEAVKTESSEHINLKVAGQDGSVVQFKIKRHTALHKLMKAYCDRQGLSIRQIRFRFDGQPINEADTPSQLEMEDEDTIDVFQQQTGGVI